The Deltaproteobacteria bacterium sequence CCTGTCCCTGAAAGCCGCCCAGGGGTTGGTGGATGAGAATGCGGGCATGGGGCAAGGCGAACCGCTTGCCTTTATTACCGGCGCAAAGCAGCAGCGCCCCCATACTGGCCGCCTGACCCATGCAGAACGTAGAGATCGGCGATCTGATGTATTGCATCGTGTCATAAATGGCCAGCCCGGAACTTACATGCCCGCCGGGGCTGTTGATGTAGAAGAAGATTTCCCGGTCCGGGTCTTCCGCCTCGAGAAAAAGCATCTGGGCCACAACCAGATTGGACACGTTGTCGTCTATGGCCGTTCCGAGAAAGATAATGCGATCCTTTAAAAGCCGCGAATATATATCATAGGCACGCTCTCCCCGGCCATCCTGTTCCACCACCATCGGAATGAGCGTCATGTTGTTTCAACCCCTTTCGTATCCATGTCCTTATCTTCCTTGACTACTTTAATTTGCGCATGATCTTCTATAAATTTGAATATCTTGTTATGCAATATCTCTCTGGAGAGGTTAGCTTTAATTTCCTCTTTTTCCAGATACTTTTTCGTAGTGTCATAATTCCGTGACTGCGTGGCCATCTCGTCAATCCTGGCCTGAAGCTCGCTATCTTCAACTGTAATACCTTCCTTGCGGGCAATGCTGTCTAATAAACTGGCCACCTTCACCATCCGGATAGCTCCCTGCCGGTATTGATCCTGAAATTTCGCTTGTAATCCGGCTGCCGCGTCCTTATCCAATCCCTCCATGGCCATCCTTCTTTTTGTATCAGCCATCATATACTGGTACTCACGTTCCACATAGCACTCCGGAACCTCGAATTCATTTACTTTCAGGAGTTCAGTAACGGTCAGATTGCGCAGGTCATTTTGCGATCTGGCCTTGTTTTGTTCCGTCAGTTTCTGACGGATATCATCTTTAAGTTCCTCAATAGAACCGAATGTATCGAAATTTTCTATGAAACTGGAGTCTAACGGCGGAAGCTTCTGCTCCTTGATATTTTTTACCGTAAAGTTGAAGACAGCATCTTTTCCGGCCACATCCTTGGCATAATAATCGTCGGGGAACTTCAGGTTAATCTCTTTTGGTTCACCTCTCACCACACCGATCAACTGCTCCTCAAAGCCAGGGATAAATCTTTTCGCGCCGACTTCGAGAAAAAAACCTTCCGCAGACAGTTCCTTCTTGCTTACGCCATCAATTTTACCAGCAAAATCCAGGGTGATAAAATCACCCTCTTTGATGCCCCTGTCTTCCTGAATCTCATCCATGGTGGCAAACATGCGGCGGTACTCTTCCAGCTTGGCTTCCACATCTTTCTCGGTCACGTCCCGCTCAATTTTTTCCAAAGCCAGATCGGTATAACCTCTGGGCTCGATAACGGGCGCCACTTCCACCGTGGCCACAAAGGTAAAGTTTTTCTCGTGTTCAATGCCCTGCCCCTGTTCAATATCCGGATGGTTGACGGCCATTATGGCGTTAGCCTGCAAAGCCTCAAAGTATAATCTTTCTATGAGCTTGGTAATCGTCTCAGTCTCAGCATATTCTTTATAGAGAGTTTCTAAAATATTGCGGGGAACCTTGCCCTTTCTGAACCCTTTAACCTTGGCCGTCCTGCTGACCTCCCGATAAACCGCGTCCATTTCCTTTTTTACATCATCCCAGGGAACGTCAAAAGACAACTTCTTTTTAACAGGATTGACATCTTCCACCTTCACCGCCATTATCGTCTCACTCACAATATCTCACTCCTCGTCATATAATTTTCCTGATCCCGGTAAAAAACACTATTCTGGTGCGAGAGAGGGGAGTTGAACCCCTAACCGCTCGCGCGGGCTGGATCCTAAGTCCAGTGCGTCTGCCATTTCCGCCACTCTCGCGAAGCTGCAATGCCTTGTTGTATATATTCATTAGCAAACCAATTGTCAACGGCAATTGTTCCCCGCAGCCGCCCGCCATCTCACGAAATGTCACACCGGACAGCATTTTAT is a genomic window containing:
- the clpP gene encoding ATP-dependent Clp endopeptidase proteolytic subunit ClpP; amino-acid sequence: MTLIPMVVEQDGRGERAYDIYSRLLKDRIIFLGTAIDDNVSNLVVAQMLFLEAEDPDREIFFYINSPGGHVSSGLAIYDTMQYIRSPISTFCMGQAASMGALLLCAGNKGKRFALPHARILIHQPLGGFQGQATDIDIQAREILRLKDELNRILANLTDQSLEKIQSDTERDYYMTSEQAKAYGLIDEIIVKKPLKTST
- the tig gene encoding trigger factor, which translates into the protein MSETIMAVKVEDVNPVKKKLSFDVPWDDVKKEMDAVYREVSRTAKVKGFRKGKVPRNILETLYKEYAETETITKLIERLYFEALQANAIMAVNHPDIEQGQGIEHEKNFTFVATVEVAPVIEPRGYTDLALEKIERDVTEKDVEAKLEEYRRMFATMDEIQEDRGIKEGDFITLDFAGKIDGVSKKELSAEGFFLEVGAKRFIPGFEEQLIGVVRGEPKEINLKFPDDYYAKDVAGKDAVFNFTVKNIKEQKLPPLDSSFIENFDTFGSIEELKDDIRQKLTEQNKARSQNDLRNLTVTELLKVNEFEVPECYVEREYQYMMADTKRRMAMEGLDKDAAAGLQAKFQDQYRQGAIRMVKVASLLDSIARKEGITVEDSELQARIDEMATQSRNYDTTKKYLEKEEIKANLSREILHNKIFKFIEDHAQIKVVKEDKDMDTKGVETT